In the Pan paniscus chromosome 8, NHGRI_mPanPan1-v2.0_pri, whole genome shotgun sequence genome, one interval contains:
- the BTRC gene encoding F-box/WD repeat-containing protein 1A isoform X12, whose translation MDPAEAVLQEKALKFMTYNSCARLCLNQETVCLGSTAMKTENCVAKTKLANGTSSMIVPKQRKLSASYEKEKELCVKYFEQWSESDQVEFVEHLISQMCHYQHGHINSYLKPMLQRDFITALPARGLDHIAENILSYLDAKSLCAAELVCKEWYRVTSDGMLWKKLIERMVRTDSLWRGLAERRGWGQYLFKNKPPDGNAPPNSFYRALYPKIIQDIETIESNWRCGRHSLQRIHCRSETSKGVYCLQYDDQKIVSGLRDNTIKIWDKNTLECKRILTGHTGSVLCLQYDERVIITGSSDSTVRVWDVNTGEMLNTLIHHCEAVLHLRFNNGMMVTCSKDRSIAVWDMASPTDITLRRVLVGHRAAVNVVDFDDKYIVSASGDRTIKVWNTSTCEFVRTLNGHKRGIACLQYRDRLVVSGSSDNTIRLWDIECGACLRVLEGHEELVRCIRFDNKRIVSGAYDGKIKVWDLVAALDPRAPAGTLCLRTLVEHSGRVFRLQFDEFQIVSSSHDDTILIWDFLNDPAAQAEPPRSPSRTYTYISR comes from the exons ACAAAACTTGCCAATGGCACTTCCAGTATGATTGTGCCCAAGCAACGGAAACTCTCAGCAAGctatgaaaaggaaaaggaactgTGTGTCAAATACTTTGAGCAGTGGTCAGAGTCAGATCAAGTGGAATTTGTGGAACATCTTATATCCCAAATGTGTCATTACCAACATGGGCACATAAACTCGTATCTTAAACCTATGTTGCAGAGAGATTTCATAACTGCTCTGCCAG CTCGGGGTTTGGATCATATTGCTGAGAACATTCTGTCATACCTGGATGCCAAATCACTATGTGCTGCTGAACTTGTGTGCAAGGAATGGTACCGAGTGACCTCTGATGGCATGCTATGGAAGAAGCTTATCGAGAGAATGGTCAGGACAGATTCTCTGTGGAGAGGCCTGGCAGAACGAAGAGGATG ggGACAGTATTTATTCAAAAACAAACCTCCTGACgggaatgctcctcccaactctttttatagagcactttATCCTAAAATTATACAAGACATTGAG ACAATAGAATCTAATTGGAGATGTGGAAGACATAGTTTACAGAGAATTCACTGCCGAAGTGAAACAAGCAAAGGAGTTTACTGTTTACAGTATGATGATCAGAAAATAGTAAGCGGCCTTCGAGACAACACAATCAAG ATCTGGGATAAAAACACATTGGAATGCAAGCGAATTCTCACAGGCCATACGGGTTCAGTCCTCTGTCTCCAGTATGATGAGAGAGTGATCATAACGGGATCATCGGATTCCACGGTCAG AGTGTGGGATGTAAATACAGGTGAAATGCTAAACACGTTGATTCACCATTGTGAAGCAGTTCTGCACTTGCGTTTCAATAATGGCATGATGGTGACCTGCTCCAAAGATCGTTCCATTGCTGTATGGGATATGGCCTCCCCAACTGACATTACCCTCCGGAGGGTGCTGGTCGGACACCGAGCTGCTGTCAATGTTGTAGACTTTGATGACAAGTACATTGTTTCTGCATCTGGGGATAGAACTATAAAG gtaTGGAACACAAGTACTTGTGAATTTGTAAGGACCTTAAATGGACACAAACGAGGCATTGCCTGTTTGCAGTACAGGGACAGGCTGGTAGTGAGTGGCTCATCTGACAACACTATCAG ATTATGGGACATAGAATGTGGTGCATGTTTACGAGTGTTAGAAGGCCATGAGGAATTGGTGCGTTGTATTCGATTTGATAACAAGAGGATAGTCAGTGGGGCCTATGATGG aaaaattaaagtgTGGGATCTTGTGGCTGCTTTGGACCCCCGTGCTCCTGCAGGGACACTCTGTCTACGGACCCTTGTG GAGCATTCCGGAAGAGTTTTTCGACTACAGTTTGATGAATTCCAGATTGTCAGTAGTTCACATGATGACACAATCCTCATCTGGGACTTCCTAAATGATCCAGCTGCCCAAGCTGAACCCCCCCGTTCCCCTTCTCGAACATACACCTACATCTCCAGATAA